The proteins below come from a single Piscinibacter gummiphilus genomic window:
- a CDS encoding DUF3703 domain-containing protein, whose amino-acid sequence MGFSERIRPSVTQELQAAEAADAAGRPEESFRRLERAHVLGQASTVEHVRAHLHMLVWAVRHRRVKEVCGQVMRIVGAATKTGCWIPVGNTGGANVSPFKPMPIPDDLARLIAAARATRDSGLR is encoded by the coding sequence ATGGGCTTTTCCGAACGCATTCGTCCTTCTGTCACCCAGGAACTGCAAGCGGCCGAGGCGGCTGACGCTGCAGGCCGGCCGGAGGAGTCGTTTCGCCGTCTGGAGCGTGCGCATGTGTTGGGGCAGGCCTCGACCGTGGAGCACGTCAGAGCGCACCTTCACATGCTGGTGTGGGCAGTACGCCACCGCCGTGTCAAGGAGGTTTGTGGACAGGTGATGCGAATCGTCGGTGCTGCCACCAAAACGGGGTGTTGGATCCCGGTGGGCAACACCGGTGGCGCGAACGTCAGCCCGTTCAAGCCGATGCCCATCCCGGACGATCTCGCTCGCCTCATCGCCGCGGCAAGAGCCACCCGAGACTCGGGTTTGCGTTGA